ATCTTTGACTTTTTTTGAACTTTTATTGACTTTCTTGATTCTTGATGATCAAACTTGATAATCTCACATGTTTTTCTTAATTCTTGACCTTTGAGGTTCAAAGTTGACCAAAAAGTCAAAAGTCAAACTTTGACTTTGGCTAATAGTTGACTTTTTATTAATTGATCCACACATCTTCAACTATCCAACATTTGCATGTCTAAAGCTTCTTGATTCAAAAACCCTGTCTTACCAAAGAAGCAAACACAACAAGAtatctttttgtatttttgttagtgaTGCATAGAATGCAATGATGAAAATATGAGGTGGGATCTTAGGTCAAAAATTGGGGTATGACAAGACGAACCTGAATAGCGTTCCACTCCGCCAAGCAAGAATAGTCATCAACTTGTTGTTCAACGTCCTTCCGGTCATTGAAAACCAACTTCTTCCAATGGTTGTTAATCTCATCCAGCCTAATAGGTCGGTTGTGGCAAATCTTTTTAGCAAGCACACAAGCACACGGCAATCCATGGGTGCGTTGTAACACACAACCACACTTTTTGCTATCCATGCCAACTTCCTCAACCCTCTTGGCTTCTTCATGAATGTAACCCAATGCATGTCTTGAAACCTTATAAACCACTAAATTGTACATCGGCTTCCCATTATATCTATGCTCTTGTAACGACAAACTGATCCCAAAAGTTGCTTGAATCTCAGTGTGTTGGTTAACCAACATATCATGTACTGCTCCCCAAACCTTGACAAAATCACCATTTGGATCTAACAAGTATTTTTTTAGCACAGCATGTGATGACTCAGCTCTGTTTGTTGTAGTATTCCCAAAATGCATTACACGGTTTGTCCACGCGCTCACAACTTTCTTTTCATCAGTGTCTAGAACCGTGTTTTTGACATAGTTATAAAATCTAGGCCACCTTTCGCATACGGTTCTAAACTTTAGGACCGCTTCAGCATATGCTTCCTCGGTTGGAGAATTCAACACTTCGTAAAAATGAGACATTATGTTTCTAACAACCTCCCCCTGCTTCTCCTCCTCACCATGTTTGATTTTACAAAGCGCGCTGCACCTAGCTGAcacatttttcttaatatgaAAACGACAAACTAGCGGTGTTGCATTTGGAAATACATCGGGAATAACACTCATCAATGCGGCATCCCGGTCAGTCACAATAACCTTCGACGCACTGTTTTCGTCCACTAAAAGCATTTGCACTTGTTGTAGAGCCCAAACAAAATTGTCATGTTTTTCATTACTTAGAAAAGCAAAATCAAGTCCAAATGTCTTATTAGTCGATGTGCAGCCGACAATCTCAAACAATGGCATTTTGTACCGGTTGGTTTTATATGTGGAATCCATAAGCAAAACATCGTTAAAAGTATTGAACAATTGGATAGACTTACGATGTGCAAGAAACAGGTCTTGAATAGTATCAGACTCACCAACTGTTCTAACTTTGAAATAATAGTTGTTTTCCTCCAGACATTTCAAAAGTTGTTGCATTTCACTCCTTGGCCCCCGAGCTGCAAGTTTCAATCTATGCTTGGCATTGTACAATTGCTTGATGCTTGTCACACTATCTGGATTTCTCTTTTTCAATGTAGACATGATGTTTCTAGGTGGGATTAGATTTCCGGACATTTCGACAACCATCTCATTCTCTTCGGGTTTCAAACGCCCCGCAACTAGGTGACCTTGCAAAGCTTTATCCAACACATGGTTGTGAATGCCGGACACAATTGTAAGATTCCACTCCTTTGATTTCGGCAAATAACCACGGAGTCTAAACGGACAACCAATTTTCCTCGATCCCCTCTCTTCGATTGATACCTTTTTCTTTGCCTTGTTGTTCGATGGTCTGTACGCACCTCCCCGTTCACAACCCAACACAAAACTTGGCTTCCCACTTACCAATCCTTGGTCCGATCTTACAATTACAACCGTAAAATGTAACTTTTCAGCTTGACCCTTAACCCACTTAATCAACTCATCTCGCTCCTTATATGTTTCTTCCGGCATAAAATGCTCACTTGTATCAATGTCAATTGCTGGTGCTTCACAGTCAGTAGCTTCATATTTGACAGGATTTGCACAGTTGATGGGTTCGGCATCTTGTACCGGATCTGTTTACGTAAGCCAAGTACAACCTCCCTCGACTTTTTTGGAAGCTCGTAATCATCATCCATATCTACACATAACACATTTATAtcttattattatgaataacaCAAATAGGCATTCCATTATGAATTGTTAGATTAAtgtggaaaaaaaatgatcatatAAAATAGTACAGTAGCTGcaaatttgaaaattcaaaCTCCCAGTAATTCGGAAACACACGTTCCGATCATTTCTGAGATTtgttcggaaaacgttttccgagcGATTATGTCAGAAAAAGGGTTACGAATGACAGTTTACTTATaacatgtatataaaaaaaaaacaacggtTCAAACTAAAATTTACCTGGATTTCGAGCCTCCACGTGTAATGAAACGTCTAGGCAAGGTTACAATCTTGATTTTGAGCCACAATTCGAAGCAAACACAATATTTGTTGTAGGAGAGTTTTAGATTGAGTGTTTAGATGAATGAGAGAAAGCTGTATCGTTCTGGTATAAAACCCAGTcgttcggaaaacgttttccgaaaaaAGAGCGAGCGGAAAACGTTTTTCGAACAAAtgaaaattcggttcgtagtcCCCGAAGTCAACATTGCAGGGGCAATTTTGGAAGTTTGGGGAGTGCGCGAGAAAATGGATGGGTGCGATGAGAAAAATTCGTATAATTTACTCTCGCCTGATGCTCTAAGAGTATCTTATCCTCGAACTtagttccttttttttttcttattttgtttgGCCTGTGTATAAAAAagtctactttttttttggtacaaataaaAGTCTATTTTAATTATACAAATTTATACAATATAGTACTCTCTcctgtcctttttataagaaatgcTTTGCAAAAATTATACAAATCAAGTAAGCACATTgtacatagttattttcatttaatgctcttataaatttaaatgtgtTCTTAAATTCATACTATTATTTAAGTACTCTTAAATTCAACTAACTTgattgcgtaaaaaaaattcaactaagttacttatttttattttttaatattttctctcataataaataaggacataagtgaaattaaatatttaaagtaTTTGAAAATATGTCGACATTTCCTAtaaaaataaccaatttttttccacTTTTGTTTCTTGTAAGAACTTCTagaccaaaaataaaactttatacTACTACTACCAccaatcatatcatatatattttttttttacaaaatcatatcatattattAATAGAGTTTAGGGCACGTTTgatgcacaggataagagacatgatagaataactgtatcatatcctgctgcaATCTAGTGTTTGATGatacaacaggatatgataagttaatcctgaagcttatcctatcccgTCTCTATAGTTATAATTCTTAGACTAAGTGCAATGGTGGGTGTTTAAAACACCCTCCACATCATCTTCTCTCTCTTCCACATAATACCTCAACAcctcattcaacttttaccactccaatagtttttgttttaaacactctaccccaccactttatctaccccaccactttttatttcatattcttatttaaatttatatttatgtttttatcattttacataaaattataattatcgattaatattaaattacaaTTATACGATAAAAATaatcgattaaaattaattatcaattatatggattttgataattgttgggattttggtaattgttgggattttggtaattgttgggattttggtTAAATGGAAGATTAGAAGAGTTTTGagtgttgaaaccattgttgggatccatttcactcaAAAAAGACAATTAACTTCAAATTAAACACTAATAGAAAGGTAATAATGAGATTAAGATgatgaaaaatatgatttttttttctgtgtccaaatgaaatgaaccaagtctctatttatagagaaaaaaaaatcatgaattttgatataaaaataaaaaaataaaaaattaatttggaccgaaataattgagtttaaagtattaaatggataaAAATCCAACCGAACCAATCAGGAGACGCCACGTGGCGCCCCTTATCCAAAACTGCCTTCTCTCTCTTTCCATTCTGCGCGCCACTCTCCCTTGTCGCGCGTGCAAGCCACGCGCCTGAAGAGGAACAAATTGAAACGGGACGCGTGTCCCTGTGGGGGCCATGCTGCAGGAATTAAACTCTGTTGGAGAGTTTAATCTCCTCTCTCCTCCAACTCAATTTCAACACCTGTTTAAACACCCATTGTagtggttttgcatgtttaaaACACCCCTTCTCAACACCCATTGCAGCTAGTCTTATCTTGAATTTGAGCTGTGTTACCAGCacgataggataagaaaaaaaaattattgatttattttataaaatatattttaaaatacataaaataaaattaatagaatataaataataaaataattaatttttaatatatatgtgattttctcacaggggtaattttgtaatttacatattctaaaaaatcaaaattttactaaaattacaatattttaaagtaaaatggttattaaaaaattgacaaatagggatattaatttaaattttataaaaacttaaatataattcttttgcaatagtagttttattatttacgtatgagatatatcatatatttatttggcttatctaacatgtatatattattgagttatttatttgatcatgattcatataaaaaattaaacttatgatttttattttaaattatataaagttatttgattacttatttatattttttatttataaaattcaaagtattacaaaataattttaaaaaaataacaattgttttacaagagtaattttgtcaattaaatatgttatatatcttattatGTATTAAATATtgtgagcaagtatgtattaaaaacaaaatataatagttatcatgtttgttatcctgtgtgcaccaaacacatgatatgataactgagtataactgttatcatgctattatcctatcctatcattatcctgttttatatcctatcctgtcactatgctatcctgcgcaccaaacgggcccttaaatACCAAGCACagtcagtgtaaattaatttgaCTAATATGgtggaaaacatggttgatattagTTAAAAGTgtaaatattctttttttcttattaataatacaaaaataaaagaggTTAATGCTTAATAATATAAACGAAAAGGTGAAAGATTCTTTGATTCTATTTTAGTTAGAATCAACATAGCAAAGTgctgaaaattaatttttccaaATCTAACAAACGCAAAagggaagaaagaaagaaaaggaatcACAAATTCAATTCCATTTcccttttctttccttttcctTCCCTTTgcatttcaaatttcaatattatttttttttttttttttgcgattAGAAAAATCTGATATCATCATAATCAAGCAccgattttgtttgattttgatcacATGGGTCAAGCTTTTCGCAAGCTTTTCGATTCCTTCTTCGGCAATACCGAGATGCGGGTAACCCCTCTCATCAATCTtacaatttttctttcattattcatttttttaattaataaataatttagtaacaataaatgtcattttttcCATAAATATGCTGATTTTGTGTGTGATTATTACATTTAATATAGATTTGTTTTCAATCAGTAACTAATAAtgattatgattttgttttgttttatttttcaattttcaatttttgatgTGGTTTAGGTTGTGATGCTTGGTCTTGATGCTGCTGGAAAAACAACTATACTGTACAAACTCCACATTGGAGAAGTTTTATCTACTGTTCCTACAATTGGTGGGTTTTATTCCATAAACTCATAATTAAATTCATTGTTACTTTTGTTAATATTTGTCGTAGATAGATATCTTGAACGCCGTCCACAAATCCTAACCTAACTGGcagaaatgccgaaattgctagGTCGGACGCCATTATtggggttcgaatcttgttcCCTCCACAttgtgtgtgagtttccaaTGGCTTGTCATTTCCTCAATGTAgtatgtaccaaacaaaatgaTATATCTTGATTGCTTTGACTTGCACCTATGTTTAATTAATGCTATCAAAGTTGTTTTGGCTGTTGTAGTTAATGAGTTTTTAGCTTATGTTTGCTAGTTATCTACTTGGTTGTTGTTTCTTTGCCGGTTTTAATATGTTTGTGAGTGGAGTTTTTTTAGTACCCTCTTGAATGTGTGATGTTGATATTTTGTTGACGGGGTTGGTTTTAGTAGAAGCTAGATTTCTCGTGTGATGAAACACAGATTTCCCGTCTGTGGTTTTAGTGCAAATGTCTGTGGTTGGGTATGTATGTGTGTGAATTCAATGGATACAAACATTTCCCGTTTTGGTTTAGCTGAGGGAAATGATCACTTTGTAATGTGTTGTTTGAGACTTATATATTTGTTGCGTTGCAGGTTTCAATGTAGAGAAGGTTCAGTATAAGAATGTTATTTTCACGGTTTGGGATGTTGGAGGCCAAGAGAAACTGAGGGCACTCTGGAGGCACTATTTTAACAACACAGATGGTTTGGTAAGCATTGATTCTTGcgattttatgtattttataatattgaaaACAAAACTCGTGTCATTTGGTTTAGTaaaattttcctatttttacAAGCATTCATATATTCTAATGTATTTAATGTTGATACGCAGATATATGTTGTTGATAGTCTGGACCGCGAGAGAATTGGGAAAGCAAAGCAGGAATTTCAGgtaataaagtaaaaaaaacttacaatCCACACACACCATGTTATTCCCAGCTGGCTTTGAACTTATCTATTGATTACTTGCAGACAATCATAAATGACCCGTTTATGCTCAACAGTGTCATCTTGGTACTTGCCAACAAACAAGACCTGGTATGTGTATCTTGACCTGTTCTCTACTTCTTCCATCTAAATGACCTATAACATATATGGGTAAAGATGAAATCAAAGCTAAATCATGTGAATTGGTTGTTATTTTTTACTGAATACTATTCGAGTTAG
This portion of the Trifolium pratense cultivar HEN17-A07 linkage group LG3, ARS_RC_1.1, whole genome shotgun sequence genome encodes:
- the LOC123914861 gene encoding PKS-NRPS hybrid synthetase cheA-like; translation: MPEETYKERDELIKWVKGQAEKLHFTVVIVRSDQGLVSGKPSFVLGCERGGAYRPSNNKAKKKVSIEERGSRKIGCPFRLRGYLPKSKEWNLTIVSGIHNHVLDKALQGHLVAGRLKPEENEMVVEMSGNLIPPRNIMSTLKKRNPDSVTSIKQLYNAKHRLKLAARGPRSEMQQLLKCLEENNYYFKVRTVGESDTIQDLFLAHRKSIQLFNTFNDVLLMDSTYKTNRYKMPLFEIVGCTSTNKTFGLDFAFLSNEKHDNFVWALQQVQMLLVDENSASKVIVTDRDAALMSVIPDVFPNATPLVCRFHIKKNVSARCSALCKIKHGEEEKQGEVVRNIMSHFYEVLNSPTEEAYAEAVLKFRTVCERWPRFYNYVKNTVLDTDEKKVVSAWTNRVMHFGNTTTNRAESSHAVLKKYLLDPNGDFVKVWGAVHDMLVNQHTEIQATFGISLSLQEHRYNGKPMYNLVVYKVSRHALGYIHEEAKRVEEVGMDSKKCGCVLQRTHGLPCACVLAKKICHNRPIRLDEINNHWKKLVFNDRKDVEQQVDDYSCLAEWNAIQERLRTVDVPMKAQIREQLRQIAFPHSTSLKPPVVVGKNKGVKRKGACGESSTTRSPSYWEHVEVQFPPSQSSQATPSSSKQKGARTGKVNPIEDLHRHIPFLDATPLFMHSHIEDIVDVDGDGFCGFRVIALDTRNNQADYELIRLNLQKELGKHKDEYLTIFGSMERYQYIYDAFFPPTRRSSRRMAPREKWLTFPDMGHIIASYFNKVVVLLTKNERSGASETFFPLRGTPPKDPDSKILCIGGVPDHFVYVKLKQHCPLPPTCKTWTKYCTQEASSWQTSFVDRQADFVGTHDQKILTYIITKLCYIT
- the LOC123916852 gene encoding ADP-ribosylation factor 1-like 2; amino-acid sequence: MGQAFRKLFDSFFGNTEMRVVMLGLDAAGKTTILYKLHIGEVLSTVPTIGFNVEKVQYKNVIFTVWDVGGQEKLRALWRHYFNNTDGLIYVVDSLDRERIGKAKQEFQTIINDPFMLNSVILVLANKQDLKGAMTTREVCEGLGLFDLKNRKWHIQGTCALRGDGLYEGLDWLSSTLKEMKAAGYSSLGLGTSSF